A single Sutterella megalosphaeroides DNA region contains:
- a CDS encoding iron hydrogenase small subunit yields MLSEKYDYAERPAALILGRRGFLKVCGLCVGAVAVCGYAIGDLIARRGVIIKARQAGLYQDDKLCQAMGLTSSHQNEVVMSVYKDLGTKPVDHTMHELLHTHYYQRSTLAMTEANHG; encoded by the coding sequence ATGCTGTCTGAAAAATACGATTACGCCGAGCGCCCCGCCGCCCTCATCCTGGGCCGTCGCGGCTTTCTGAAGGTCTGCGGCCTGTGCGTCGGCGCCGTGGCCGTCTGCGGCTACGCCATCGGCGACCTGATCGCCCGTCGCGGCGTCATCATCAAGGCCCGCCAGGCCGGTCTTTATCAGGACGACAAGCTCTGCCAGGCCATGGGCCTCACGAGCTCGCACCAGAACGAAGTCGTCATGTCGGTCTACAAGGACCTCGGCACGAAGCCCGTGGACCACACGATGCACGAACTTCTGCACACCCATTACTACCAGCGCTCCACGCTGGCTATGACGGAGGCCAACCATGGCTAA
- a CDS encoding cytochrome b/b6 domain-containing protein, translating into MANANERILRFHAPDKVFHTLNAITWFALLFTGAYVYFCNPSDEAAELTMLWHLILGTVFTFNLLGFIVLAPDRFALILRACLEWDRNTIYWFRNFGNYPRRFFKIPFGPETVPPQGRYNGGQKASYLLFMGMIAALAVTGWLLWLGAPLLGKMVYMWMFYFHVWGSIIVSVLVVCAHIPLALLSMEHFKGIWRLGPGTISVEAAEHHAPVWFERDVIRTNIEK; encoded by the coding sequence ATGGCTAATGCTAACGAACGCATCCTTCGCTTCCATGCCCCGGACAAGGTGTTCCACACGCTGAACGCCATCACGTGGTTCGCCCTGCTCTTCACGGGCGCGTACGTCTATTTCTGCAACCCGTCCGACGAAGCCGCCGAACTCACGATGCTCTGGCATCTCATCCTCGGCACCGTCTTCACGTTCAACCTCCTCGGGTTCATCGTGCTCGCTCCGGACCGCTTCGCGCTCATCCTGCGCGCGTGCCTGGAATGGGACCGCAACACCATCTACTGGTTCCGCAACTTCGGCAACTACCCCCGCCGCTTCTTCAAGATCCCGTTCGGTCCGGAAACGGTTCCCCCGCAGGGTCGCTACAACGGCGGTCAGAAGGCCTCGTACCTGCTCTTCATGGGCATGATCGCCGCTCTCGCCGTGACGGGCTGGCTCCTCTGGCTCGGCGCTCCGCTCCTCGGCAAGATGGTCTACATGTGGATGTTCTACTTCCACGTTTGGGGCTCGATCATCGTTTCCGTGCTCGTCGTTTGCGCGCACATCCCGCTCGCTCTGCTCTCGATGGAACACTTCAAGGGCATCTGGCGCCTCGGCCCGGGGACGATCTCGGTCGAAGCCGCCGAACACCACGCTCCCGTGTGGTTCGAACGCGACGTGATCCGTACGAACATCGAAAAGTAA
- the hydF gene encoding [FeFe] hydrogenase H-cluster maturation GTPase HydF, with product MLSTPKGLRLHFGLFGNRNAGKSSLANALTGQRISIVSDVPGTTTDPVEKACELAPIGPVVFIDTAGVDDVGDLGQARVRRSLAVLDWVDVAIVVTSERTLSSSEKTLLAKARELGTPAVLVLNKTDLRPVTDDERRAAEAFGVAVVETNARTGEGIDALRAALVRLVSERTAPDRPLVGELAQAGDTVMLVTPIDTGAPKGRLILPQVQAVRELLDAGAKCLVVQENRVAEMLDELKRPPKFIMTDSQVVESVARQSPDSIPLTTFSIQMAYSKSDLEELAEGAAALARLKDGDRVLICETCSHHPQKDDIGRVKIPRWLREKTGKDLVIEVAVGKDFPEDLTPYAVLIQCGGCVVTRRHMLARLRTSKEQGVPMTNYGLTICYLQGVLERVLSCHPEALARYRAALTEKTE from the coding sequence GTGCTGTCCACGCCCAAAGGACTTCGGCTTCACTTCGGCCTTTTCGGCAACCGCAATGCCGGAAAAAGCTCTCTCGCCAACGCCCTCACCGGGCAGCGGATTTCGATCGTGTCGGACGTGCCCGGCACCACGACGGACCCCGTGGAAAAAGCCTGCGAGCTCGCGCCTATCGGTCCCGTCGTCTTCATCGACACGGCCGGGGTCGACGACGTGGGCGATCTCGGTCAGGCCCGCGTGCGCCGCTCGCTCGCCGTCCTCGACTGGGTGGACGTCGCGATCGTCGTGACGTCCGAGCGCACGCTCTCCTCCTCCGAAAAGACGCTCCTTGCCAAAGCGCGCGAGCTCGGCACGCCCGCCGTTCTCGTTCTCAACAAGACCGACCTGCGTCCCGTGACGGACGACGAACGTCGTGCCGCCGAAGCGTTCGGCGTCGCCGTCGTGGAAACGAACGCCCGCACGGGCGAAGGCATCGACGCGCTGCGCGCCGCGCTCGTGCGGCTCGTCTCCGAGCGCACCGCGCCCGACCGTCCCCTCGTGGGCGAACTCGCGCAAGCGGGCGACACCGTCATGCTCGTGACGCCGATCGATACCGGCGCCCCCAAGGGGCGCCTCATCCTTCCGCAGGTGCAGGCCGTGCGCGAACTGCTCGACGCGGGCGCCAAGTGCCTCGTCGTACAGGAAAACCGCGTCGCCGAAATGCTCGACGAACTGAAGCGTCCGCCCAAATTCATCATGACGGACTCGCAGGTCGTCGAATCGGTCGCGCGTCAGAGCCCCGACTCGATCCCGCTCACGACCTTCTCCATTCAGATGGCCTACTCGAAGAGCGACCTCGAAGAGCTCGCCGAAGGCGCCGCGGCGCTCGCGCGCCTCAAGGACGGCGACCGCGTGCTGATTTGCGAGACGTGCAGCCACCATCCGCAAAAGGACGACATCGGTCGCGTGAAGATTCCGCGCTGGCTCCGCGAGAAGACGGGCAAGGACCTTGTCATCGAGGTCGCCGTCGGCAAGGACTTCCCCGAAGACCTGACCCCCTATGCCGTGCTCATTCAGTGCGGCGGCTGCGTCGTCACGCGCCGCCACATGCTCGCCCGTCTTCGCACGTCGAAAGAACAGGGCGTTCCCATGACGAATTACGGCCTCACCATCTGCTACCTGCAGGGCGTGCTCGAACGCGTGCTCTCCTGCCACCCCGAAGCGCTCGCCCGCTATCGCGCCGCTCTTACGGAGAAAACCGAATGA